The region aatcaatagaattagaaatgaaaaagaagtaacaactgacactgcagaaatacaaaggatcatgagagattactacaagcaactatatgccaataaaacatacaacctcgaagaaatggacaaattcttagaaaagcacaatcttctgagactggaccaggaagaaatagaaaatataaacagactaatcacaagcactgaaattgaaactgtgattaaaaatcttccagcaaaaaaAAGCctagaaccagatggcttcatgggcgaaattctatcaaacatttagagaagagctaacacctatctttctcaaactcttccaaaatatagcagagggaggaacactcccaaactcattctacaaggccaccatcaccctgatatcaaaaggagaaaaagatgtcacagaaaaagaaaactacaggccaatatcactgatgaacatagatgcaaatatcctcaacaaaacactagcaaacagaatccaacagcacattaaaaggatcatacaccatgatcaagtgggttaatccaagaaatgcaaggattcttcaatatgtgcaaatcaatcaatgtgataaaccatattaacaaattgaaggagaaaaaccatatgatcatctcaatagatgcaaaaaaagctttcgacaaaattcaacacccatttatgataaaaaccctgcagaaagtaggcacagagggaactttcctcaacataataaaggccatatatgacaaacccacagccaacatcattctcaatggtgaaaaactgaaacgatttcctctaagatcatgaacaagacaaggttgtccactctcaccagtattattcaacataattttgtaagttttagccacagcaatcagagaaggaaaagaaataaagggaatccaaactggaaaagaagaagtaaacctttcactgtttgcagataacatgatactatacactgAACAGCCTAAAGATGCCACCTggaaactgctagagctaatcaatgaatttggtaaagtagcaggatacaaaattaatgtacagaaatctcttgcattcctatacactaacaacaaaaatcagaaagagaaattaaggaaacactctcatttaccactgcaataaaaagaataaaatacctaggaataaaacaacttaaggaggcaaaagaactgtatgcagaaaactataaggcactgatgaaagaaatcaaagacgatataaacagatggaaagatataccatgttcttgcattggaataatcaacattgtgaaaatgactatgctacccaaagcaagctacagattcagtgcaatccctatcaaattaccaatggcatttttcaaagaactaaagaactagaacaaagaattttacaatttgtatggaaacacaaaagaccccgaatagccaaagcaatcttgagaaagtaaaacggagcttgaggaatcatgctccctgacttcagactatactacaaagctacagtaatcaagacagtatggtgctggcacaaaaacagaaacatacatcaatggaacaggatagaaaacccagagataaacccacgcacatatggtcaccttatctttgacaaaggaagcaagaatacacaatggagaaaagacagcctcttcaataagtggtgctgggaaaactggatagctacatgtaaaagaatgaaattagaacagttcctaacaccatacacaaaaataaacttaaaatggattaaagacctaaatgtaaggctagacattacaaaattcttagaggaaaacataggcacaacactatatgacataaatcacagcaagatcttttttgacccacctcctagagtgatggaagtaaaatcaaaaataaacaaatggaaccttatgaaacttaaaagcttttgcacagcaaaggaaaccataaaggagacgaaaaggcaaccctcagaaatGGGAGCAAATATTGGCAAAccaagaaactgacaaaggattaatctccaaaatatacaaggagctcatgcagctcaatataaaaaacacaaacaacccagtccaaaaatcggcagaagacctaaagagacatttctccaaagaagacatacagattcccaacaaacacaggaaaagatgctcaacatcactaatcattagagaaatgcatatcaaagccacaatgagttatcacctcacacaagagttgccatcatcaaaatatctacaaacaataaatgctggagaaggtgtggagaaatgggaaccctcctgcactgttggtgggaatataaattgatagagccaatatggagaacagtatggaggttccttaaaaaactaaaaatagaactaccataatacTATGGTAGTTCTGATGGTGCATTCTCTAtggtataaaaatagaactaccatgagcggccatggctcacaggcccagctgctctgcggcatgtgggattttcccggaccggggcacgaacccatgtcccctgcatcggcagctggactctcaaccactgtgtcaccagggaagccctgtttcaaacatttttgaaattgctcatcaaagtatttttatgatggctgctATAAAAAtctttgttatattattttaacatctctgtcaCCTAATTCTTGATGTTTACTAATTGTCTTTTTCATTCAAGTgatcttcctggttcttggtatgatgaaAGTCTTTTGTTGAATCCTGGAAAACTTGGGTATTATGTTATGAAACTCCAGATCTTATTTGAATCTTTTGCTTCAGCTGACTTGCTTTGATACTGCTACAGCAAATATGGCATTATGAAATTCCACCTCATAATGGCCATGTGGGGTAGAAGCTCAGCTTTCCTATTTGGCCTCCCTAGACACCCAAGGAGTTAAgggattcctttttattccttgatGAGGGTGGGATTTCTAGTTCCTCACTAAGCCTTCACTGATATCACTCTGGCTGAGACAGATAAGAGTGCCTTGTTTGCTCCCTAGTTGGCCTCCTATGGCACTATGGGGTGGGAGTGTGGCCTCATCACTGTTGGGCAGTGGTAAAAATTCTGTCCCTACACTAGGCCCCCTCTGATACCACCCCAGCAGGGAGAGGATGTGATGCTCTTAGTACTGAGTGGAAGGGAGGGTGGTGTCCCAGTTCCCCATGTAGTGTCCACTATTATTGCTGGGAAGAGAGGTTGTTTATTACCACCGGGCATGAATGAATGTCCTAGCTCTTGGCACTACACACACCAGCAAAGTTTTATGGCCCCTCTTTACAGCCTTATAAGGGTGGAAGTCTAGGCTCTCCATTCAGCCTTTGCTGGTGTGTGTAGTGATGGGACCAGTTTTTTCCGTGTTGTTTGGCTGGAGTAGAGTGTTATTACCTAagagttttctgtcttgctagggCACCCTGTTCCTGGTCCTTTGGCTAATGAAAGTAGGCTTTGTTGgggttttgtaaatttttttgtgtcTATGTCTCTTGCTGTTTCTGGGTTCCTGCTTCTTCAGCTCTACACTTgggatatatgaggcaaaaagaacTACCGTTATCACCGGTCCTGAGGTTCCTAGCTGGCCTATATGCTTCTCTCCATTCTTCAGAATCTTCTTatgattgttttaaatataatatacagGGGTTTAAAATGTACTTAGTGGGCAAATAGCAAAAAGTATATATCTGCCTACTCCATCTTCCTAGAACAATTTGATTTTTAGATTGAAAATTTTAGTTTGTAATCTATAACTTGATTATTTTATCCAACAATATATGTTAATATTGTTACTAATGATGTTTCTACCCCCAAAATACATaagatgaacatttaaaaatttgtgttaATCTATACCATTAGGAACCATGGAAAAACACAGTGGAATTTCTAGGGTTGAAAAGGCCAGGGACTATGTAACTTGAACCAGAATGGGGGCAGGAAAACACACGTCTCTTGACTTTTTGTCCAATGCTCTCATTGAAAGTTCTCTCtctcaaagaaaacaacaaaaaaaaacttaaaaatagttcTTGAAAGTTGTATTCCTTAAACAACTGTTTTTATAACCTGAAGCATACTGACTTACAATACTAACTGAAATTATATGTTCTCATTTTGAAAGCATAACTGcaccttaattaaaaagaaaataacactgtCAGCTTGAAGAATTTTAGCATCTGTTGTATGTCAGTTTGTGCAGGACAATTGTCAAGCACTAAGAGCAGAGCTAacctctggttttgtttttgtttttttatcttctcactAAACATTTCTCACAGACTGTCCCAAACTACTATTCTCAAGAATCCATCCTTCAGCCAGTTTCTCAAGCCAGAAACTTTGAACCTTCTGTCCCATCAGTCTTCCTAAAACAGGTTTCAAATTGGCCATTTGCTCCTCAGAAATATACTGATTTAATATCTGAGGATCATATCCAAATTCCGGTACTCTCAGATAGCATTTAAAGTTTCTAATAACCTAACTCTAGTTTTCATttccaatattattttttcttttatcctaccAGGAATCCTCCACATCAGCAAGGCTTGTTTACCTGCTGGTCTCTACAGATGCTACATACACTCTCCTTCTGAGCCTTTTGCTCCTGTGGTACTCTTGTCCTTGccatccccttcctctctctaggTATTATGATTCCATTCATCCTTCAGATTTGGATGATAAAAAAATTTGCTCTGAGTTCTTAAACACATATTGGTCACTTCATCAAGCTTCTACTTATTAAGGAAGAAACCTGATCTTATAAACACATACAACGTAGATGATGATGTATCATGACCAGGTAGAATTTATTTCAGGAACACATCGGTTAGCATAAAAATTCAGTCCATATAATCACCTATTAAAAGTGTGAAGAGAGAAATTATGATTATTTCactaaatgtagaaaataaatatgacaaaatactactcccatttatgataaaaactcacagCACACTGGGAATACAGGGGTATGTTTCTATTTTGATAACAGATATCCACAGACAAATTAAAGGTAGCATCATTAAATGGTGAAAAATGAATGCCATCATTcatattcaacattgtactggctTGTATATAGTACTATAAtgtaagaagaaaattttaaatgtattacaactagaagagaaaaataaaatggtcattATTTACAGATGATCATTGTGTTTgcagaaaattccaaagaatctACAAGCTATTAGAAAAAGTCAATTTAGCAAGGTTATTGGCTATAcggtcaatatataaaaatcaatttgtttctatgtactagtaacaaataattggaaaatgaagtttaaaaaatactacttACAAGAGTACAGTGAGGACATCATGTCCTCTTATGCTTCCTTTCCATTGCACAAACCTTTCCCCTATGTGAATGTCTTTCCATCTATCTCCACACACTTGTTGAACTCCTATAATCCTTTCCAGTCTCTGTTCAGACTTATCACTCTTTTAAAGCATTCTTTCTTATCCtaagtactttttaaactttaatttaccagcaaattcttttcttaaaaaaaaaacacaaaaagtaacACAAATATCAAACATATAGAATAAAAGTGGAGCTTTCTTACTGAAACATGAGTATAGAGTGAACTCAGAGCCATGACTTCCTAAAAAGTCTCCAGAACACAGATTGAAACTCATTAACATTTTTAAGCACCCAAAGATCCAAAAATTGCTACTATAGTCAACATCTTAAAAAAGTGAAATCCTTCTCTGGCTTTACAGAAAATAAGGTCGATAGAAATTCCTTCACCTTCAAATTAAACAGAAACTTATCTGCATTCCTATCTTTCTGTAGGCTACCTTTCTCTCCAGCCTAAGGTAAATTCTTCCACCTATGCTCTAATTCTTTCAGAATCTCTCAGAAAATATGTTCCACACAATGATCTCATTAGTTCATCTTCAACATGTGTATACATTGCCTCAATTATTAACACAGAAATGCTCCCTAAGTAATTTTGTCCCTTCTAAATGCaaccctcttttcttcccttcatttAAACTTCTTGAAACATAGTGTAAAACAGCCCACTAGTTCTCATCTTCTAACCTAGAATAATGTGGCTTCTGTTCACCCTAATTAACAGAAATTGCTCTTGCCAAGGTCTCCAACATTCTAGCTACCAATTCCAATTTACTCTGTTATGTGATCTGTGGCACCTGACACTACAGAGATTCAGTTCTCCTTTGGGCTCAGTAACATCACTCTTCTGGCTTTTCTCCTACCTCTAGGGCCATTACATTTCATCTTAGTTAAATTCCTTTTCCTCTACCAACTCCTTATTTACTGATATTTTTTGTGGGGTTTATCCATGATCCCTGCTTCTCATTCTAATCTGTACACTCTGCTGGCCAAGTTCACATAGTGTGGTTTTGACTACCAACTGTGTAttttaattactctgaattctagTCTTCTGGCTCTAGTCTTCTAGGTTTGTCTGTTCAGCTGTCTTCAACCTCCTAAATTCAGTCTCTACACCTTACTGCCAGAACAATTTCCCTTATATAAAATCTTTCATTGGTTCTAGAAATTTCAGAATCAAATTCAAGTTCTTTGGGATGGCAGTAAGACCTTCAGTTCTGCCTTCTTCTCAAGCTTCAACCTGTCATTCTCACAACTTAACAGATGTTCTACAAACATGTCATGCTGTCACCCACCTTTACCTTTGCTTATGTGGCTCCCTCCCCTTGAAGCACTCATCTCACTCTCTGGAGAATTCCCATTATTCTTCCAAAATTGGGCTCAGGAATGACTGTCCCTGCTCCTTTGGGGCTCCCTTCGTTAGGTCCATTCCTTCTTTCCGCATCCTGCACAAATCTCTACAGTATTTGTGTTCTGTAACATAGTATCATTGTATCATCTATTTCTCTGTGAAAACTACTCTAACACATAGTAATTTACTTACTTTGTTACCTCTTCAACCCCCTCCTTTCGCCCCTCAATTCATGACTTCTTGAAGGCCTGTTCTTTTCTCCTGAACAATTTCCAGTGCCTGGGATAATACCTGGCTCAGGAGttaaagaaacatttactgagtaaacTGGCTTTTAAATGGTTTAgaattctttcccttcttttattttcctttggagtctgagatttttaaaaattagaaaacctcAAGTGGGGAAAACATGCTTTTATTTCATGAAGTTGATCCCTTTTTAAGACTTTGCTACAGGTGATAGGTTCTTAGGAATTCTTCTGCAGTGaactaaaaaaatagttttaacttTAAAGTGATTACCTAATCAAAGTATATTTTTCCTACTTAAATTAGCATGCTGTATAGAACATAGCAAGTACAGTTATAGAATAAATATGACTTCAgtacaacaaagaaaaataattctaaaaacaaaattagaaattgcATAAAAATTTGGGAAACAGGTGTAGTTTGGaagtaactagaaaaataaaggaggaagagaacagagggttttgtttttgttttgcctctTTTTTGATGAAAACCATGTACAAAGTTTGACAACAGTTTAAGAAAAGGCAAGTTCCAGACTGAGGTAGTTTgcagtttatttttatctattatttGGTCCTTGGCtctataaatgcatatattttaagattttgtttgcTATTAAAATGTTAGTTGTAATAAATATGCTATTAGCTTATACAGTtggtttctaatgagaaatcCAGCACCCCTGCACccaaatttttctgtttatatgttGCATAAAGTGTATAACGCTGTATAAGAGAAAAACCTTACCTTTTATCTTACAAATGGCCAAAATCAATATTTGGTGATTTGTCTCAGGATATTTAAAAAAGTGACTGACAGGTATGAAAGTGTCCCACGTATTTATTACACAGTTAAGGTTTATCCTTAGACTTTAATAACTGTGAGGactaaattaaaatagaaattttatcaTATTCATTACATTTACTAAATCATTCTCTAGTAtgtatacagttgtccctcagtatctatGGGGGACTGTTTCCAGGACCCCCCccaacagataccaaaatctgatgATCAATTcgcttatataaaatggtgtagaatttacatataacctatgcacatcctctctaaatcatctctaaattacttgtaatacctaatacaatgcaaatgctatgaaaatagttgccagtgtgtggtaaatttaaatttttggaacttactggaattttttttctgaatatttaaaatttgcagtTATTTGAATCAGTGGATGTGGAGCCCAGAGATAAGCAAGGCCAACTGTATTCTAATAAGCTTTGGTTTAAGGATTTCACACATGCAAATCCACTTTGAAGGAGTTCTCTTCAATGTGAATTTTATAATGGTTAGTAAGGGACGACCTCTGGCTGAAGAGTTTCCCACATgcattacattcatagggtttctctccagtatgaattctttgATGCGCAATAAGTGATGAGCTCTGCCTAAAAGTTTTCCCACAGGTACTACATGCAAAGGGTTTTTCTCCTGTATGAATTCTTTGATGTTGAATAAGAGCTGCACTTTGGCCAAAGGATATCCCACATTCTAGACATTGATAcggtttctctcctgtatgaatTCTCTGGTGATTACTAAGGGATGAGTTACACCTGAATGTTTtcccacactcattacatttATAGGGTCTTTCTCCAGTATGCATTCTCTGATGTTGAATGAGAGCTGAACTTTgtctgaaggctttcccacacacTTTACACTTAcatggtttctctccagtatgaattcgcTCATGAATAATGAGTGTCGAGTGGGAACTTAaggctttaccacattcattaCAATTATACAGTTTCTCTCCCGTATGAATTATTCGGTGTCTATTAAGTCGTGAAATAGAAGTGAAACCttttccacattcattacatctataaggcttttctccagtgtgaattctttCATGTTGAATAAGAGATGCACTCTGACTGAATGCTCTCCCACATTCACTACATTTAaaaggtttctctcctgtgtgaattctctgatgataACGAAGAGATGAACTAGACTTAAAGGTATTGCCACATTCATTACATAAATAGGACTTCTTTCTGAGATGAATTCTCTGACATCCAGAAGGGGATGTGCTACAACTGGATGCCTTCCTTCCTGGGTTATATTTGTGGGGATTTTCTTGAGCGTGGATTTTTTGATGTATAAAAAGGGTAGACCTTTTGCTGAAGGATTTACCACATTCTTTACATCTATAGGATTTTTCCACAGTATGGGTTCTTAGGTGTTTACAAAGGGATGCACTATGgctgaaggcttttccacattctttacatatatagggtttctctccagtatgagttcTTTGATGTTGAATAAGAGCTGAACTTTGGCTGAAGGCTTTCAAacattctttacatttaaataatttctctCCAGTATGGTTTTTCTGATGTTTACGAAGGGATGAATTGTGAATGAAGGCTTTTTCACAAATGTTACATTTATAGCGTTTTTCTGCTGTCTTGATTTTTGGTTGGTTAAGTAAATTTGAATCCTGCCTGAAgctatttctttgtatttcatattttgagGGTGTTTTTTCTCTAGCAGTCTTTTGTTGCTTAACAAACACTGATTTCAGGCTGAAATTCTGGCCaaagtcattatttttatggcttcttTCTACAGTGAGGATCTTTGTATGGGTGACTgaaattatttgtaaactttcatttttgtccttctgtttctttattctgtcttcATATAAGCAGGATTTTTCTGATATGAAGTTCCAGGGTTCATTTTTTTTGAGTCTTTTCCTTACTGGCCCCCAAAATGATGAGTCTTGAGTTTGAGTTGACTTTGTGGTTTTAGGACTGCTCTTAcatcctgaagaaaaaaaaagaaagaaattgccaATGATCCACATGATTAGCTGAGACTAAATGTGTAGAAGGACTAAATATTAATGATATCTAAATAAGGCATTGCTTTCTGGCTAAAAGAAACtagcaagaggaaaaaataggaaagtaACAGTGTTaccatataaaataataatggatGAGAGCTGGAGTACTAGggtgaataaaacaaagatgcTCATTTAAAGAAGGTGAGAGTATACACATTACCAGGAGAATGGAGAGAAGGCATCAGAGGAGGAGTATGAATTGGGAAATGCAGTCTAGTATCCAAAGCCTATGACAGACTCATACATTATCTCCATGACATCACTCTCATTTCTGTAATTATTTCTAATCTTGAATGTCTTCCCTACTTTTCCTACATGTCAAACTTCTCTGTAGCCTTCAGATTCAGTTCCAGTGTTAAGCTCCTCTTTGCACCCTTTCCTGACTCTGAGCTCCAAAAATCTATTCCCCTTATTATACCACTTAACCACAGTATATTATAATATGTACCTAAGGGAAAAAATTATGAGTATAGAGATAATGAGAAAGCCTTAAAAAAATTCAGCACcactgataataaaaatattcaagaaaaacagGAATTGAGGGATGCTTCCTCAACAAGATAAATACATATACTTCAGTCCTAAAGCCAGTATCTTATTTAATGAAGAAACTCTAGAGACATTTCCACTAtgatcaagaacaaggcaaggatgcccattACTttcacttctgttcaacattgtactagatgTATCAACCAATACAAGTACACAAGCAAAATCAATTAGAGGCATAAGCATgagtaaagaggaaataaaactatctctatttgctgATGATATAATACTATAGCTGAAATTAAACCTCAGAGAATCAATGATAAACCTTGATCAGTGACATACcaagatataaaattaacacactaaaatcaataatcttcATTTATACAAAGATTTAGGGAAATGAATTcacaagaaatatgaaaaacttatatgggaaaaaattttaaagtctttaaaaattttttttaagattttttttttattgttgtggaccatttttaaagtctttattgagtttgttacaatattgcttctgttttatgttttggtcttttggccccgaggtatgtgggatcttagctccctgaccagggatcaaacatgcaccccctgcattggaaggtgaagtcttaaccactggactgccagggaagtccctagaacagTCTTGAATAACATTAAAGTCACCTGAAAAACCTCTCCTATTCTTGGATAAAACACTtcaatgttataaaaatataaggattaagaaatatatatataaagatattttaaatcctGCTGTAATTAACAACAtaactttacaacttaaggaactagaaaaaaaaccaaactaaacccaaagctagcaaaaggaagaaataataaagacaagaacttagaaacataaaacagaaaatagaaaaacagtagagaaaaaaatcaacaaatgcaaaatcagttatttgaaaagatctataaaattgacaaacctttagtgAGACtgactaaaaataaaagagaagacacaaagtactaaaatcagaaatgcaaGTTGGCAACATTACCACGgagtcaaaagaaataaaaaggattataaggaaAAACCATGGATAACTGTATGACAAAAAATTGTATAGCCTAGATgatatggacaaattcctagaaacacaaaacttACCCAAACTGAATTATgaagtagaaaatctgaacagacataTAACTAGTAAAACAATTGAACCAGTAATCAAAGCCTCCCAATAGTAAAAATGCTCTGTACCAGATAGTTTTATTGTCTATCAAATATTAAAGATGAACTAACACCactccttctgaaactcttccaaaaaactaaaGAGGAGGCAATATTTCCTAACTTATTCTATGGGGCCAGCATTGCCCTGATAATAAAGCCAGACAAAAACCCTATAAGAATAGAAAACTAAAGACCAATATTCCTTGtgaatattgattttaaaatcctcaataaagtactaggcaaagagaattcagaatattaGAATGATTATACATCGTGAGATTTATCCTTGGAacgcaagaatggttcaacatatgaaaaccaATTAAAGCAACACATCACATTAacagaaagaagacacaaaatcacatgatcatctcaagtGATGTagaaaaaagcatctgacaaaattcaaaattcaacaccttttcatgattaaaaaaaccccaaaacacttaATAAACTGGGACTGGAAGGAAAATATCCCAACACAATAAAGACCATCCTTAAAGAACCcatagttaacatcatactcaatggttaaAGACTATAatcttttcctctgagatcaggaacaagataaggatgcccacttttaTCACTTCAACCCAACACAGTATTGGAatttctagccagagcaatcaggcaagaaaaataaataaaagatatctaaattggaaaggaaaaagtaaaatgatctcagtcacagatgacatgatctttcttaaaaaattatttttttgaagtatagttgatttacaatgttgggttaatttctgttgtacagcaaagtgatttgagttacacatacatacattcttttcatattcttttccattatttatggtttatcacaggatattgaatatagttccctgtgctatatggtaggatcttgtttatccattatatatatgatagTCTGCAACAGATGACAACagatgatcttatatgtagaaaatgtaAAGGTTCCACAAAAAAATTGTTAGAATacacaaattcagcaaagtaacaggataaaaaatcaacacaaaaacaGTTGTGTTTTTATCCTCTAACAATGAACAagccaaaacagaaatacagaaaaggatttcatttacaatagcatcaaaaagaataaactacttaGGAATTAACtcaaaggaggtaaaagatttgtacactgaaaactacaaacactgcagaaagtaaagaagacataggtaaatggaaaaacatcagGTATTTACAGACTGTAAGATTTAATACTCATAAGATGGCAATACTACCTAAAGTGATCTAGAGATTAAATGCAAGCCCTTCAAAATTCCAATGTcgttttttttgcagaaatagtaAAActcatcttaaaatttatatggaatctcaagggaccctgaaaagccaaaataatcttgaaaaagaagaacaaatttggagtactcatacttcctgatttcaaaacttatacaAAGTTACAATAATCGAAGcattgtggtactggcataaagatgaacatatagatcaatagaacaggaagtctagaaataaaccttcaCATATATGGGCAAATGAATTTTGCCCATAAAAAGGTGCCAAGgctattcaatggggaaaagacagtcttttcaacaaatagtgctgggaaagctggatatccacttgcaaaaaaaatgaagctggaccctttacctaacaccatacacaaaaattaactcaaaatgaatacatgacttaaatgtaagatctaaaactataaaattc is a window of Globicephala melas chromosome 3, mGloMel1.2, whole genome shotgun sequence DNA encoding:
- the LOC115846190 gene encoding zinc finger protein 354B isoform X1, with the protein product MATEQRETRSQLSVTFEDVAVLFTRDEWRKLAPSQRNLYQDVMLENYSNLVSLGLLFSKPEVISLLQQGEDPWKVEKESPGGSSVGCKSSPKTTKSTQTQDSSFWGPVRKRLKKNEPWNFISEKSCLYEDRIKKQKDKNESLQIISVTHTKILTVERSHKNNDFGQNFSLKSVFVKQQKTAREKTPSKYEIQRNSFRQDSNLLNQPKIKTAEKRYKCNICEKAFIHNSSLRKHQKNHTGEKLFKCKECLKAFSQSSALIQHQRTHTGEKPYICKECGKAFSHSASLCKHLRTHTVEKSYRCKECGKSFSKRSTLFIHQKIHAQENPHKYNPGRKASSCSTSPSGCQRIHLRKKSYLCNECGNTFKSSSSLRYHQRIHTGEKPFKCSECGRAFSQSASLIQHERIHTGEKPYRCNECGKGFTSISRLNRHRIIHTGEKLYNCNECGKALSSHSTLIIHERIHTGEKPCKCKVCGKAFRQSSALIQHQRMHTGERPYKCNECGKTFRCNSSLSNHQRIHTGEKPYQCLECGISFGQSAALIQHQRIHTGEKPFACSTCGKTFRQSSSLIAHQRIHTGEKPYECNACGKLFSQRSSLTNHYKIHIEENSFKVDLHV
- the LOC115846190 gene encoding zinc finger protein 354B isoform X2; protein product: MLENYSNLVSLGLLFSKPEVISLLQQGEDPWKVEKESPGGSSVGCKSSPKTTKSTQTQDSSFWGPVRKRLKKNEPWNFISEKSCLYEDRIKKQKDKNESLQIISVTHTKILTVERSHKNNDFGQNFSLKSVFVKQQKTAREKTPSKYEIQRNSFRQDSNLLNQPKIKTAEKRYKCNICEKAFIHNSSLRKHQKNHTGEKLFKCKECLKAFSQSSALIQHQRTHTGEKPYICKECGKAFSHSASLCKHLRTHTVEKSYRCKECGKSFSKRSTLFIHQKIHAQENPHKYNPGRKASSCSTSPSGCQRIHLRKKSYLCNECGNTFKSSSSLRYHQRIHTGEKPFKCSECGRAFSQSASLIQHERIHTGEKPYRCNECGKGFTSISRLNRHRIIHTGEKLYNCNECGKALSSHSTLIIHERIHTGEKPCKCKVCGKAFRQSSALIQHQRMHTGERPYKCNECGKTFRCNSSLSNHQRIHTGEKPYQCLECGISFGQSAALIQHQRIHTGEKPFACSTCGKTFRQSSSLIAHQRIHTGEKPYECNACGKLFSQRSSLTNHYKIHIEENSFKVDLHV